The following proteins come from a genomic window of Corallococcus sp. NCRR:
- a CDS encoding AAA family ATPase: protein MPSTQPIDPAVAMLAPYMPAAILARLGSQDADALPRTEGVRGAILLLDIAGFTPIVVGLSGAGPRGIDALQRLLTNYYTEMIDVVRDHGGDIYQFAGDSILACFEAAPGEADADVVQRAAVCALHVQRRLARFARLELLGQRFGVSSRIGIGFGEATRIVMGATGLWMHPALVGEPLAQAVGAEKQATVSEVVLSSRAWAALPESARKGEPREGGNHRLALDAPVESVKRPLPAPTGGAELVGRCALLLHPVLFTKITTAHQEFAGDFRDVTCFFVRFTHAQSDTDPDAFTHDLNAYYEYVQRESAHHGGVLLMTDFTDKGNVLYVLFGAPTAQQNKEVLACRLACKLLKAREQFPFLDELQIGIATGHAYCGDMGSPTRKGYSALGEVVNMAARLMTHGGRQDGVHLCANTQARSQQGGFATEFVEDAKLKGVSRSVPVYRLLGETRRGLFIKGRGDIIGRSRELNVLHEALNASFAGQGRVSVVSGEAGIGKSRLGARVLEDAEEGGARSLYGVCYSYEAFTPFFPWKEVLLQAFGLHDSDDTEAQLGRLRQGLDGLEDVGPEWIPVVAGILGIALEETSATSGMDARRKQQKVFQIVFLLLEKLSRAQPLLLFFEDLHWADYISLDLLQYLAVRVGSHRIMVLATMRPGDQLRGLRDLPEFLPVDLSSLDDEDTRALLRVHLRLTPPDVALEDRLLAKVQGNPFFIESIVEGLAEQGYLGPVEPGSQRMELKRGLQDLLLPDSIQDVVLSRIDLLSETEKLVVKVASVIGRIFTLDAVAALVPTLGHTVLREAMDTLQRLGLILLETEEPYTCLFKHIVIRDVAYNTLLVSAREDLHRRLARYLEARANDNLAASAGLLAFHFLAGNVEDKGLEYTLMAARSARAQYANDDALYHYNRGLELLGTVVPVDPEVTLLQTRRVMQELAETLLQAGHYTNAILMFEQCLVDEEEPPRQAQLHLGLGRAHQEKGESALATQHLEKSLVLRGRSLPGNLATLGLRTLANLLLRGLASLLPFILRPLPAAKLGNYLQQLSTLNSLIRIYYFADITKLTWATLVSTNMAERSRSDYAMSLARGYYGTLLFGAGLLGRARYHCEKALEYARRSKDPVAEGLALSRLGIQAFFANELERARAFQEEAVSTLRQVGERWERQTSLMMQATGEFLHSRFRPAVALYEQMGTIGVELNALMHQGWAHSWAPMCRYLMGEGDVGELCAELEQGLRISEEVADLANQCASLNHLANVTVREHQVEEAALVAVRCFKSIWSYQVLVPFLQVGLVDAAEAALFALEEGATVVPRKKLLKIVRLSCIKARVIARLYPYLKGPALRVTARSLALRKGPKAAEPVFLEAISVLEKSPNRWETGVAYFDAAVALPDRREDFLARARAIFTEVEARAELRRLDRFQATLQAPPPEVLVPPQAARAHDARVM from the coding sequence ATGCCCTCCACGCAGCCCATCGATCCCGCTGTCGCGATGCTGGCCCCGTACATGCCGGCGGCCATCCTCGCGCGGCTGGGGAGCCAGGATGCGGACGCGCTGCCCCGGACGGAAGGGGTGCGCGGCGCCATCCTGCTGCTCGACATCGCGGGCTTCACGCCCATCGTGGTGGGGCTGAGCGGCGCGGGCCCGCGCGGCATCGACGCGCTCCAGCGCCTCTTGACGAACTACTACACGGAGATGATCGACGTGGTCCGCGACCACGGCGGGGACATCTACCAGTTCGCCGGTGACTCCATCCTCGCGTGCTTCGAGGCCGCGCCCGGGGAGGCGGACGCGGACGTCGTGCAGCGGGCGGCGGTGTGCGCGCTGCACGTGCAGCGCAGGCTCGCGCGCTTCGCCCGGCTGGAGCTGTTGGGCCAGCGCTTCGGCGTGTCGTCGCGCATCGGCATCGGCTTCGGTGAGGCCACCCGCATCGTGATGGGCGCCACCGGCCTGTGGATGCACCCGGCGCTCGTGGGCGAGCCGCTGGCGCAGGCGGTGGGCGCGGAGAAGCAGGCCACGGTGTCGGAGGTCGTCCTGAGCTCGCGCGCCTGGGCGGCGCTGCCGGAGTCCGCGCGCAAGGGCGAGCCGCGCGAGGGCGGCAACCACCGGCTGGCGCTGGATGCGCCGGTGGAGTCGGTGAAGCGCCCGCTGCCCGCGCCCACGGGCGGGGCGGAGCTGGTGGGCCGGTGCGCGCTGCTGCTGCACCCGGTGCTCTTCACGAAGATCACCACCGCGCACCAGGAGTTCGCGGGCGACTTCCGCGACGTCACCTGCTTCTTCGTGCGCTTCACCCACGCGCAATCGGACACGGATCCGGACGCGTTCACCCACGACCTCAACGCCTACTACGAATACGTCCAGCGCGAGTCCGCCCACCACGGCGGCGTGCTGCTGATGACGGACTTCACGGACAAGGGCAACGTGCTCTACGTCCTGTTCGGCGCGCCCACCGCCCAGCAGAACAAGGAGGTGCTGGCGTGCCGGCTGGCCTGCAAGCTGCTCAAGGCCCGCGAGCAGTTCCCCTTCCTGGATGAGCTGCAGATCGGCATCGCCACCGGCCACGCCTACTGCGGCGACATGGGCTCGCCCACGCGCAAGGGCTACTCCGCGCTGGGCGAGGTCGTGAACATGGCCGCGCGCCTGATGACGCACGGCGGGCGCCAGGACGGCGTGCACCTGTGCGCCAACACCCAGGCGCGCTCCCAGCAGGGCGGCTTCGCCACCGAGTTCGTGGAGGACGCGAAGCTCAAGGGCGTCTCGCGCTCGGTGCCGGTGTACCGGCTGCTGGGCGAGACGCGCCGCGGCCTCTTCATCAAGGGCCGGGGCGACATCATCGGCCGCAGCCGCGAGCTCAACGTGCTGCACGAGGCGCTCAACGCCTCCTTCGCCGGCCAGGGCCGCGTGAGCGTGGTGTCCGGCGAGGCGGGCATCGGCAAGTCGCGCCTGGGCGCGCGCGTGCTGGAGGACGCGGAGGAGGGCGGCGCCCGGTCGCTGTACGGCGTCTGCTACTCCTACGAGGCCTTCACCCCCTTCTTCCCCTGGAAGGAGGTGCTGCTCCAGGCGTTCGGGCTGCACGACTCGGACGACACCGAGGCGCAGCTTGGGCGCCTGCGGCAGGGGCTGGATGGCCTGGAGGACGTGGGGCCGGAGTGGATCCCCGTGGTCGCGGGCATCCTCGGCATCGCGCTGGAGGAGACGTCCGCCACCTCGGGGATGGACGCGCGGCGCAAGCAGCAGAAGGTGTTCCAGATCGTCTTCCTGCTCCTGGAGAAGCTCAGCCGCGCGCAGCCGCTCCTGCTCTTCTTCGAGGATCTGCACTGGGCGGACTACATCTCGTTGGATCTGCTCCAGTACCTCGCGGTGCGCGTGGGCTCGCACCGCATCATGGTGCTGGCGACCATGCGCCCGGGCGACCAGCTCCGCGGGCTGCGCGACCTGCCGGAGTTCCTCCCGGTGGACCTGTCGAGCCTGGACGACGAGGACACGCGGGCGCTCTTGCGCGTGCACCTGCGCCTGACGCCGCCGGACGTCGCGCTGGAGGACCGGCTGCTCGCGAAGGTGCAGGGCAACCCGTTCTTCATCGAGTCCATCGTGGAGGGGCTGGCGGAGCAGGGCTACCTGGGGCCGGTGGAGCCCGGCTCGCAGCGCATGGAGTTGAAGCGCGGCCTGCAGGACCTGCTGCTGCCGGACTCCATCCAGGACGTGGTGCTGTCGCGCATCGACCTGCTCAGCGAGACGGAGAAGCTGGTGGTGAAGGTGGCGTCCGTCATCGGGCGCATCTTCACGCTGGACGCGGTGGCGGCGCTGGTGCCCACGCTGGGCCACACCGTGCTGCGCGAGGCCATGGACACGCTCCAGCGCCTGGGCCTCATCCTGCTGGAGACGGAGGAGCCGTACACCTGTCTCTTCAAGCACATCGTCATCCGCGACGTGGCCTACAACACGCTGCTGGTGTCGGCGCGTGAGGACCTGCACCGCCGGCTCGCGCGCTACCTGGAGGCCCGCGCCAACGACAACCTCGCGGCCTCCGCGGGTCTGCTCGCGTTCCACTTCCTCGCGGGCAACGTGGAGGACAAGGGCCTGGAGTACACGCTGATGGCGGCCCGCAGCGCGCGGGCGCAGTACGCCAACGACGACGCGCTCTACCACTACAACCGGGGCCTGGAGCTGTTGGGCACCGTCGTGCCGGTGGACCCGGAGGTGACGCTGCTCCAGACGCGCCGGGTGATGCAGGAGCTGGCGGAGACGCTGCTCCAGGCGGGCCACTACACCAACGCCATCCTGATGTTCGAGCAGTGCCTGGTGGACGAGGAGGAGCCCCCCCGCCAGGCGCAGCTGCACCTGGGCCTGGGCCGCGCGCACCAGGAGAAGGGCGAGTCCGCGCTCGCCACGCAGCACCTGGAGAAGTCGCTGGTGCTCCGGGGCCGCAGCCTCCCGGGGAACCTGGCCACGCTGGGCCTGCGCACGCTGGCGAACCTGCTGCTCCGGGGGCTCGCGTCGCTGTTGCCCTTCATCCTGCGCCCGTTGCCGGCGGCGAAGCTGGGCAACTACCTGCAGCAGTTGTCCACGCTCAACTCGCTCATCCGCATCTACTACTTCGCGGACATCACCAAGCTCACCTGGGCGACGCTGGTGTCCACCAACATGGCGGAGCGCTCGCGCAGCGACTACGCCATGAGCCTGGCGCGCGGCTACTACGGCACGCTCCTGTTCGGCGCGGGGCTGCTCGGCCGCGCGCGCTACCACTGCGAGAAGGCGCTGGAGTACGCGCGCCGCTCCAAGGACCCGGTGGCGGAGGGGCTCGCGCTCAGCCGCCTGGGCATCCAGGCCTTCTTCGCCAACGAGCTGGAGCGCGCGAGAGCCTTCCAGGAGGAGGCCGTCTCCACGCTGCGCCAGGTGGGCGAGCGCTGGGAGCGCCAGACGTCCCTGATGATGCAGGCCACGGGCGAGTTCCTCCACTCGCGCTTCCGCCCCGCGGTGGCGCTCTACGAGCAGATGGGGACCATTGGCGTGGAGCTCAACGCGCTGATGCACCAGGGCTGGGCGCACTCGTGGGCGCCCATGTGCCGCTACCTCATGGGCGAAGGCGACGTGGGCGAGCTGTGCGCGGAATTGGAGCAGGGCCTGCGCATCAGTGAAGAGGTGGCGGACCTGGCCAACCAGTGCGCCAGCCTGAACCACCTGGCCAACGTCACGGTGCGCGAGCACCAGGTGGAAGAAGCCGCGCTCGTCGCCGTGCGCTGCTTCAAGAGCATCTGGAGCTACCAGGTGCTGGTGCCCTTCCTCCAGGTGGGGCTGGTGGACGCGGCGGAGGCGGCCCTCTTCGCGCTGGAGGAGGGCGCCACGGTGGTGCCGCGCAAGAAGCTGCTCAAGATTGTCCGCCTGTCCTGCATCAAGGCGCGCGTCATCGCCCGGCTCTATCCGTACCTGAAGGGCCCGGCGCTGCGCGTGACGGCGCGCTCGCTGGCCCTGCGCAAGGGACCGAAGGCCGCAGAGCCGGTGTTCCTGGAGGCCATCTCCGTCCTGGAGAAGAGCCCCAACCGCTGGGAGACGGGCGTGGCCTACTTCGACGCGGCGGTGGCCCTGCCGGATCGGCGCGAGGACTTCCTCGCCAGGGCGCGCGCCATCTTCACGGAGGTGGAGGCCCGCGCGGAGCTGCGCCGCTTGGACCGCTTCCAGGCCACGCTCCAGGCTCCGCCGCCGGAGGTGCTCGTCCCGCCCCAGGCCGCCCGGGCCCATGACGCCCGCGTGATGTGA
- a CDS encoding molybdenum cofactor carrier protein, translating to MRRHRRIIGVFGSGANSHEEWVVPLARWIAEAGFDLLTGAGGGVMSAAAGAFVQVEGRRGAAIGIIPGTVGADGRYQPRPGYPNTDIEIPIYTHLPLSGEQGTDPMSRNHINVLTPHALVALPGGAGTAAEALLALRYGKPLILHGPPEVFRRFPAEAERTTSLERVAEFLLAATR from the coding sequence ATGCGCAGACACCGCCGCATCATCGGAGTGTTCGGCTCCGGGGCGAACTCCCACGAAGAGTGGGTCGTCCCCCTGGCGCGGTGGATCGCCGAGGCCGGCTTCGACCTGCTCACCGGCGCGGGCGGCGGCGTCATGAGCGCGGCGGCGGGCGCCTTCGTCCAGGTGGAGGGGCGGCGGGGGGCGGCCATCGGCATCATCCCCGGCACCGTGGGCGCGGATGGCCGCTACCAGCCCCGGCCCGGCTACCCGAACACGGACATCGAAATCCCCATCTACACGCACCTGCCGCTCAGCGGGGAGCAGGGCACGGACCCCATGAGCCGCAACCACATCAACGTGCTGACGCCGCACGCGCTGGTGGCGCTGCCCGGGGGCGCCGGCACCGCGGCGGAGGCCCTCCTGGCCCTGCGCTATGGCAAGCCGCTCATCCTGCACGGGCCTCCGGAGGTGTTCCGGCGCTTCCCGGCGGAGGCGGAACGCACCACCTCACTGGAGCGGGTGGCCGAGTTCCTCCTGGCCGCCACCCGGTAG
- a CDS encoding serine/threonine-protein kinase — translation MESQTSNASITSLRVGSLTHVRVAGVIDETFPLSPTSKGLQGLVVVDLGLVERISSFGVRRWIEFAGHPPQGVSGLYVVNAPPVVVDQLNMVEGFAGVARVLSLLAPYTCRFCKEDRLRLVRLVEEAKVLEQGGAPPHQCPVCAQPLEFADEPTEFFDFARRQQFSAVDPAVLRYLRSGIPSEPSELSSHLKIVQDDITFITLASTLKGDLNVRRLASGLEGRVAFDCCHVSVVEPEALPRIEQVLEVAAQGAQVVLCRVPPPLLAVLAKSTKALPAKLATLWLPCDCRNCGQVTHQRIQTSEYLEVLRAKGTMERVCPVCGGSARAPALAQFQGLLARSPLTDKPLDDIEALEQRALSQYLFGSTNQDPGAKGTSATDTHNSGARLQIIRRLGQGGMAEVFLAKQQGVKGFEKFVVMKKILAQFAENPEFVDMLFAEARANARLTHPNVVQTFDVGVTDGVAYILMEYVRGPDLKRLLTELRRKGMALPLEHALRIVAEVAAGLHYAHSYVDPSGTAHPVVHRDVSPHNVLVSLDGAIKLSDFGIAKVQGEEHTQAGVIKGKISYLSPEAASGRPLDWRNDVFALGVVLFELLTGQLPFRRDHDAATLAAIVREPAPVPSQLRPHIPQDVSDLILRALVKDPARRTPSAAAMREEIEAVIAHHRLSSSPASVAQFFKEALGDRLSEYAPSSIAGSGTGSNPRALMPGTGSHSRNVGTGSGSDMRAPSDLSRPPVRGGSGSMPRMEPPPVASPPEPAERGTEVVSVNAPPVATAPPVAPPVAAAPRPSRPAVAPPTSPLPPPTAVRPAASANVPTRVGPPPQAPARPSVSVPSVAPLTAAAQPPPVSAAPPPPPHGGTHAQYGAVHAPPQPPPLGTPASPSTGTHAAYGGKPPSPVAAPPAPPVAAPVAPPARPPAAPVAAPPAPVHAVAPAASAPPAEATGKGLKSGPRKGLIVGGVALVLAGLALVFLLPKGGVEVRNAQEGERVYVSGVRLEASQDLPEGTSGWLISTAVDGKLHRFGKVPKSEHIDLRTLADAPPQAEARGTLSVTGAQGCRVALGSQVLEGQTPLSSQMPAGREFEVRVTCGGKPDVVRWVMAVPGQGVALDVP, via the coding sequence GTGGAGAGCCAAACTTCCAATGCCAGCATCACCTCCCTGCGCGTGGGCAGTCTGACCCACGTGCGCGTGGCCGGGGTGATCGACGAAACCTTCCCGCTCTCGCCAACCTCCAAGGGCCTCCAGGGCCTGGTGGTGGTGGACCTGGGCCTGGTGGAGCGCATCAGCTCCTTCGGCGTGCGCCGGTGGATCGAGTTCGCCGGCCACCCGCCGCAGGGCGTGTCGGGGCTGTACGTCGTCAACGCGCCGCCGGTGGTGGTGGATCAGCTCAACATGGTGGAGGGCTTCGCGGGCGTCGCGCGCGTGCTCTCGCTGCTGGCGCCCTACACGTGCCGCTTCTGCAAGGAGGACCGGCTGCGGCTGGTGCGCCTGGTGGAGGAGGCGAAGGTGCTGGAGCAGGGCGGGGCCCCGCCGCACCAGTGCCCGGTGTGCGCCCAGCCGCTGGAGTTCGCGGACGAGCCCACGGAGTTCTTCGACTTCGCGCGCCGCCAGCAGTTCTCCGCGGTGGATCCGGCGGTGCTGCGCTACCTGCGCTCCGGCATCCCGTCGGAGCCGTCCGAGCTCTCGTCGCACCTGAAGATCGTCCAGGACGACATCACCTTCATCACCCTGGCCAGCACGCTCAAGGGCGACCTCAACGTGCGCCGGCTGGCGTCCGGCCTGGAGGGGCGCGTCGCGTTCGACTGCTGCCACGTGAGCGTGGTGGAGCCGGAGGCGCTGCCGCGCATCGAACAGGTGCTGGAGGTGGCGGCGCAGGGCGCCCAGGTGGTGCTCTGCCGCGTGCCGCCGCCGCTGCTCGCCGTGCTGGCGAAGTCCACCAAGGCGCTGCCCGCGAAGCTGGCCACGCTGTGGCTGCCGTGCGACTGCCGCAACTGCGGCCAGGTCACCCATCAGCGCATCCAGACCTCCGAGTACCTGGAGGTCCTGCGCGCCAAGGGCACCATGGAGCGCGTGTGCCCCGTGTGCGGCGGCAGCGCCCGGGCTCCGGCGCTCGCGCAGTTCCAGGGGCTGCTCGCGCGCTCGCCGCTCACCGACAAGCCGCTGGACGACATCGAGGCGCTGGAGCAGCGCGCCCTCAGCCAGTACCTCTTCGGCTCCACCAACCAGGACCCCGGCGCCAAGGGCACGTCCGCCACGGACACGCACAACAGCGGCGCGCGGCTGCAGATCATCCGCCGGCTGGGGCAAGGCGGCATGGCGGAGGTGTTCCTCGCCAAGCAGCAGGGCGTGAAGGGCTTCGAGAAGTTCGTCGTGATGAAGAAGATTCTCGCGCAGTTCGCTGAGAATCCCGAGTTCGTCGACATGCTCTTCGCGGAGGCCCGCGCCAACGCGCGCCTCACGCACCCCAACGTCGTGCAGACCTTCGACGTGGGCGTGACGGACGGCGTGGCGTACATCCTGATGGAGTACGTGCGCGGCCCGGACCTGAAGCGCCTGCTCACGGAGCTGCGCCGCAAGGGCATGGCGCTGCCCCTGGAGCACGCGCTGCGCATCGTGGCGGAGGTGGCCGCGGGCCTGCACTACGCGCACAGCTACGTGGACCCTTCCGGCACGGCGCACCCGGTGGTGCACCGCGACGTCAGCCCCCACAACGTGCTGGTGTCGCTGGACGGCGCCATCAAGCTGTCGGACTTCGGCATCGCCAAGGTGCAGGGCGAGGAGCACACGCAGGCGGGCGTCATCAAGGGGAAGATTTCCTACCTCTCCCCGGAGGCCGCCAGCGGCCGCCCGCTGGACTGGCGCAACGACGTGTTCGCGCTGGGCGTGGTGCTCTTCGAACTGCTCACCGGCCAGCTGCCGTTCCGCCGGGACCATGACGCGGCCACGCTCGCGGCCATCGTGCGCGAGCCCGCGCCGGTGCCTTCGCAGCTGCGGCCCCACATCCCGCAGGACGTGTCGGACCTCATCCTCCGCGCGCTGGTGAAGGACCCGGCGCGGCGCACGCCCTCCGCGGCTGCGATGCGCGAGGAGATCGAAGCCGTCATCGCGCACCACCGGCTGTCCTCGTCGCCCGCGTCCGTGGCGCAGTTCTTCAAGGAGGCGCTGGGCGACCGGCTCTCCGAGTACGCGCCGTCGTCCATCGCCGGCTCGGGCACGGGCTCCAACCCCCGGGCGCTGATGCCGGGCACGGGCTCGCACTCGCGCAACGTGGGCACGGGCTCCGGCAGCGACATGCGGGCCCCGTCGGACCTGTCCCGGCCGCCCGTGCGCGGCGGCTCCGGCAGCATGCCCCGGATGGAGCCGCCCCCGGTGGCTTCCCCGCCGGAGCCCGCCGAGCGCGGGACCGAGGTCGTCTCCGTCAACGCTCCGCCCGTGGCCACCGCGCCTCCGGTGGCACCGCCCGTGGCCGCCGCGCCCCGTCCGTCGCGCCCGGCCGTGGCTCCGCCCACGTCGCCGCTGCCGCCGCCCACCGCGGTGCGCCCCGCCGCGTCCGCCAACGTGCCCACGCGCGTGGGGCCCCCGCCCCAGGCGCCCGCGCGTCCGTCGGTGTCGGTGCCCTCCGTGGCCCCCCTGACCGCGGCTGCGCAGCCGCCCCCTGTGTCCGCCGCGCCGCCCCCTCCGCCGCATGGGGGCACCCACGCGCAATACGGGGCCGTCCACGCGCCCCCGCAGCCGCCGCCGCTGGGCACCCCCGCGTCGCCGTCGACGGGCACCCACGCCGCCTATGGGGGGAAGCCCCCCTCGCCCGTGGCCGCGCCTCCGGCTCCGCCTGTCGCGGCTCCGGTGGCCCCGCCCGCGCGGCCTCCGGCGGCTCCCGTGGCCGCGCCTCCGGCTCCCGTCCACGCGGTCGCCCCCGCGGCCTCCGCGCCCCCCGCCGAAGCGACGGGGAAGGGGCTGAAGTCCGGCCCGCGCAAGGGGCTCATCGTGGGCGGCGTGGCCCTGGTGCTCGCGGGGCTCGCGCTGGTGTTCCTCTTGCCCAAGGGCGGCGTGGAGGTGCGTAACGCCCAGGAGGGCGAGCGCGTCTACGTGTCCGGCGTTCGGCTGGAGGCGAGCCAGGACCTGCCCGAGGGCACCTCTGGCTGGCTCATCTCCACGGCCGTGGACGGCAAGCTGCACCGCTTCGGCAAGGTGCCGAAGTCGGAGCACATCGACCTGCGCACGCTCGCGGACGCGCCGCCCCAGGCGGAAGCCCGGGGCACGCTCAGCGTCACCGGTGCCCAGGGCTGCCGCGTGGCGCTGGGCTCTCAGGTGCTGGAGGGCCAGACGCCCCTGTCCAGCCAGATGCCCGCGGGGCGCGAGTTCGAGGTGCGCGTCACCTGCGGCGGCAAGCCGGACGTCGTCCGCTGGGTGATGGCCGTCCCGGGCCAGGGCGTCGCGCTGGACGTGCCCTGA
- a CDS encoding TonB-dependent receptor codes for MDSTEYGGSRTNAVKGFAGRLGARACLTLVVCALSLFAVETAQAQEAQDPAPKTRTKATRKRAANPPGAKAATKPPRTAKTRRGAKAPPPPPVDLEPVPGDEPAPQEPALATEPPPAPPAPVAGPGPSVADPLPVAAPASQSPSPYDGPLTSDIPSNPPPAPALGAGAMLPASQPRTADNVPDRAPFTEPTSDRALPPPSSLSGLDGPDLGGGDDLEKNINLALSEAVVTTASKRSQRISDVPLTVSWIPAEELEGTGQFSLCEAIQYFPGMECRRGSMRKAAVSARGLGSNYLSNRLLLLKDGRPLTDPWTGQFYADETTPMTNLKQVEVIRGPGSSLYGSNAFSGVINIIERQPADLIAKGQNVGADARILAGQDKTWRLQTNVAGRGGPVEALLGYYGFGSDGPQLFNNQQLGQTDTNEDSLVHQVNGKVRVGPLALDADFTDGNIGRPGGQNISTVGNCGRCHYTAQDNEHVQNLNAALQLDQQVTDNVRVFAQAYTFFKRRNVTLENEITGALEDTLGKRSRIGGEARALFSLDKLSVTVGGDVKADQVNNQNVLPGLTLDDTKQTILGGFVDAEYRITERLVVGAGARYDNYQIPSKVWEAKTDQVSPRASVVFHAIPELLTLRTNYGRAFRAPTLAELAINQQMYAATLLGNPALRAETLDTVEAAVDFWPLDRRVRLTGTGFYNRARNFINQELLFGSTSQFKNLGDARVAGFEAEAAAQVPSINSSFDVAYQFLDAQALPVGGGAGYPLDYAPSHRVYLRGRTNIGKFAFVELYGLFVGARYDPGFVVDENAGTTTRVKLPSYITATARVGFNVHERVAVSLLGTNLFNAKYEESHGFPAPPLGVFTEVRLHY; via the coding sequence ATGGACTCGACTGAGTACGGTGGATCGCGCACCAACGCGGTGAAGGGGTTTGCCGGTCGGCTGGGCGCGCGCGCGTGCCTCACCCTGGTGGTCTGCGCACTGTCCCTTTTCGCGGTGGAAACGGCCCAGGCCCAGGAGGCCCAGGACCCTGCCCCCAAGACGCGCACCAAGGCCACCCGCAAGCGCGCGGCGAACCCGCCGGGCGCCAAGGCGGCCACGAAGCCTCCGCGCACGGCGAAGACCCGCCGGGGCGCGAAGGCGCCGCCGCCGCCTCCGGTGGACCTGGAGCCCGTTCCCGGGGACGAGCCCGCTCCGCAGGAGCCGGCGCTCGCCACCGAGCCGCCTCCCGCGCCTCCCGCCCCCGTGGCCGGCCCGGGACCGTCCGTCGCGGATCCGCTGCCCGTGGCCGCGCCTGCCTCGCAGTCCCCGTCGCCGTATGACGGGCCGCTGACGTCGGACATCCCGTCCAACCCGCCGCCCGCGCCCGCGCTGGGGGCCGGCGCGATGCTGCCGGCGTCGCAGCCGCGCACGGCGGACAACGTCCCGGACCGCGCGCCCTTCACGGAGCCCACCTCCGACCGCGCGCTGCCGCCGCCCTCCAGCCTCTCCGGCCTGGACGGCCCGGACCTGGGCGGTGGCGACGACCTGGAGAAGAACATCAACCTGGCGCTGAGCGAGGCCGTCGTCACCACGGCGTCCAAGCGCAGCCAGCGCATCTCCGACGTGCCCCTCACGGTGTCCTGGATTCCCGCGGAGGAGCTGGAGGGCACCGGCCAGTTCTCGCTCTGCGAGGCCATCCAGTACTTCCCCGGCATGGAGTGCCGCCGGGGTTCCATGCGCAAGGCGGCGGTGAGCGCGCGCGGCCTGGGCTCCAACTACCTGTCCAACCGCCTGCTGCTCCTCAAGGACGGCCGTCCGCTGACGGACCCCTGGACGGGCCAGTTCTACGCGGATGAGACGACGCCGATGACGAACCTCAAGCAGGTGGAGGTCATCCGCGGCCCGGGCTCCTCGCTCTACGGCTCCAACGCCTTCAGCGGCGTCATCAACATCATCGAGCGCCAGCCCGCGGACCTCATCGCCAAGGGCCAGAACGTGGGCGCCGACGCGCGCATCCTCGCGGGCCAGGACAAGACCTGGCGCCTGCAGACCAACGTCGCCGGCCGCGGCGGCCCGGTGGAGGCGCTGCTCGGCTACTACGGCTTCGGCTCGGACGGCCCGCAGCTCTTCAACAACCAGCAGCTGGGCCAGACGGACACCAACGAGGACTCGCTGGTCCACCAGGTGAACGGCAAGGTCCGCGTGGGGCCGCTCGCGCTGGACGCGGACTTCACGGACGGCAACATCGGCCGGCCCGGCGGTCAGAACATCTCCACCGTGGGCAACTGCGGCCGCTGCCACTACACCGCGCAGGACAACGAGCACGTCCAGAACCTCAACGCCGCCCTGCAGCTGGATCAGCAGGTGACGGACAACGTGCGCGTGTTCGCCCAGGCCTACACGTTCTTCAAGCGCCGCAACGTGACGCTGGAGAACGAAATCACCGGCGCGCTGGAGGACACGCTGGGCAAGCGCAGCCGCATCGGCGGTGAGGCGCGCGCGCTGTTCTCCCTGGACAAGCTCTCCGTCACCGTCGGCGGTGACGTGAAGGCCGACCAGGTGAACAACCAGAACGTCCTGCCCGGCCTGACCCTGGACGACACGAAGCAGACCATCCTGGGCGGCTTCGTGGACGCCGAGTACCGCATCACGGAGCGGCTGGTGGTGGGCGCGGGCGCCCGCTACGACAACTACCAGATCCCCTCCAAGGTCTGGGAGGCGAAGACGGACCAGGTGTCCCCGCGCGCCAGCGTCGTGTTCCACGCCATCCCGGAGCTGCTCACGCTGCGCACCAACTACGGCCGCGCCTTCCGCGCGCCCACGCTGGCGGAGCTCGCCATCAACCAGCAGATGTACGCCGCGACGCTCCTGGGCAACCCGGCCCTGCGCGCGGAGACGCTGGACACGGTGGAGGCGGCGGTGGACTTCTGGCCGCTGGACCGCAGGGTGCGCCTGACGGGCACGGGCTTCTACAACCGCGCCCGCAACTTCATCAATCAGGAGCTGCTCTTCGGCTCCACGTCCCAGTTCAAGAACCTGGGCGACGCGCGCGTGGCGGGCTTCGAGGCGGAAGCCGCGGCGCAGGTGCCGTCCATCAACTCGTCCTTCGACGTGGCCTACCAGTTCCTGGACGCCCAGGCGCTGCCGGTGGGCGGCGGGGCCGGCTACCCGCTGGACTACGCGCCCAGCCACCGCGTCTACCTGCGCGGCCGCACCAACATCGGCAAGTTCGCCTTCGTGGAGCTCTACGGCCTGTTCGTGGGCGCCCGGTATGATCCGGGCTTCGTGGTGGACGAGAACGCCGGCACCACCACCCGCGTGAAGCTGCCCAGCTACATCACCGCGACCGCGCGCGTGGGCTTCAACGTCCACGAGCGCGTGGCGGTGTCGCTGTTGGGGACCAACCTCTTCAACGCGAAGTACGAGGAGTCCCACGGCTTCCCCGCACCGCCGCTGGGCGTCTTCACCGAAGTTCGACTCCATTACTAG